The following are encoded in a window of Longimicrobium sp. genomic DNA:
- the def gene encoding peptide deformylase, whose protein sequence is MPVLKIETLGAEVLRRRAEEVPAPGPELDRLVHDMFETMYDARGIGLAAPQVGLGMRLIVVDVDEEGARKMALIDPRIVESGGGTERVEEGCLSIPGVTGSVDRPATCVVEGLDTQGNPVRIDADGMMARCLQHEIDHLDGVLFIDRLSPIKRSMLVKKYRKLAKP, encoded by the coding sequence ATGCCCGTGCTCAAGATCGAGACGCTGGGCGCCGAGGTCCTGCGCCGCCGCGCCGAAGAGGTGCCGGCGCCGGGTCCGGAGCTGGACCGCCTGGTGCACGACATGTTCGAGACGATGTACGACGCCCGCGGCATCGGCCTGGCGGCGCCGCAGGTGGGGCTGGGGATGCGGCTGATCGTGGTGGACGTGGACGAGGAAGGCGCCCGAAAGATGGCGCTGATCGACCCGCGCATCGTGGAGTCGGGGGGCGGCACCGAGCGGGTGGAGGAGGGGTGCCTTTCCATCCCCGGCGTCACCGGCTCGGTGGACCGGCCGGCGACGTGCGTGGTCGAGGGGCTGGACACGCAGGGCAACCCGGTGCGCATCGACGCCGACGGGATGATGGCGCGCTGCCTTCAGCACGAGATCGACCACCTGGACGGGGTGCTGTTCATCGACCGCCTGTCGCCCATCAAGCGCTCCATGCTGGTCAAGAAGTACCGCAAGCTGGCGAAGCCGTGA